In one window of bacterium DNA:
- the accA gene encoding carboxyltransferase subunit alpha translates to MKNDKAIIGGIGRIGENKVMLIGHRKGKELKENLVYNFGMANPEGYRKAKRIMELGARFKKPIITFIDTPGAYPGIGAEERGQAMAIAENLYTFFELPCPIISIVIGEGGSGGALGIGVSDRILMLKYSIYSVASPEACASILWKDAKEVAKASENLHLTAQSLYKLGLIDGIIDEPLEGSHKDPNKTIKNVKNAIISSLNELLSYEPNILLEERAKKYRRIGFFKNVE, encoded by the coding sequence ATGAAAAATGACAAGGCAATCATAGGAGGAATAGGAAGAATTGGAGAAAACAAGGTAATGCTCATTGGACATAGGAAGGGAAAAGAGCTAAAGGAAAACCTTGTCTATAACTTTGGAATGGCAAATCCAGAGGGCTATAGAAAGGCAAAAAGGATAATGGAATTAGGAGCAAGGTTTAAAAAGCCAATAATTACATTCATTGATACACCTGGTGCATATCCTGGGATTGGAGCAGAGGAGAGGGGACAGGCTATGGCAATTGCTGAAAATCTATATACATTCTTTGAGCTTCCTTGTCCAATTATCTCTATTGTCATTGGAGAGGGAGGCTCTGGAGGAGCATTAGGAATTGGTGTTTCTGATAGAATCTTGATGCTTAAATATTCCATATATTCTGTTGCCTCACCAGAGGCTTGTGCATCTATTCTTTGGAAGGATGCAAAGGAGGTTGCTAAGGCATCGGAAAATCTACATCTTACAGCCCAAAGCCTTTATAAACTTGGGCTAATTGATGGAATTATTGATGAGCCATTAGAGGGTAGCCATAAAGACCCTAACAAAACAATAAAGAATGTAAAGAATGCAATTATTTCTTCCCTTAATGAGCTTTTATCTTATGAACCCAATATTCTTTTGGAAGAGAGGGCAAAGAAATATAGAAGGATTGGATTTTTCAAGAATGTGGAATAG